Proteins from a genomic interval of Papaver somniferum cultivar HN1 chromosome 4, ASM357369v1, whole genome shotgun sequence:
- the LOC113272369 gene encoding uncharacterized protein LOC113272369, translated as MAANTQQFNTRGMSMIRKVNEVTSSPHLEHRIGNMEKMMQQMAAVIIPSYEKEDEQVNAVFPNQQRQQYDPYSNTYNPGRRDHPDFIYANTQAAAPGSIFNRPSSFQQQPQPAQNSESSKMLAMMKNLTIMVQKNQQTTDGAIKELQTKMSTMAGRLNLLETQNNGKLPSQPINPRETVNAVTLRSGTRTVQPEDAENCKDPKGPVLEKEITDSSQTDEVPKTNSKPLVSTYVPPLPFPRRFDNVKKVEQDKEILDIFKKIHVNIALIDAIRQVPKYARVLKDLCTRKKRLNANEVMSVGENVSAILQKKLPPKYKDPGSFDIPVVIGNKRFGKAMLDLGASVNVMPAFIYESLNLGPLKETRIVLELVDRTNVYPIGIIEDVLVQVNQLVFPANFCVLEMDSRSDASIPLLLGRPFMKTVKTIIDIDKETLTMEFDDEKICFNIFGAMRYPSDVHSDVHANVLDAD; from the coding sequence ATGGCTGCAAATACGCAGCAATTCAACACAAGAGGTATGTCAATGATTCGAAAGGTTAATGAGGTTACTTCTTCACCGCACTTAGAACATAGGATTGGTAATATGGAGAAGATGATGCAACAAATGGCCGCAGTAATCATTCCCTCttatgaaaaagaagatgaacaagTGAATGCGGTATTCCCAAATCAGCAGAGACAACAGTATGATCCCtattccaacacttacaatccaggACGGAGAGATCACCCCGATTTCATCTATGCGAATACGCAAGCAGCAGCTCCGGGGTCGATTTTTAATCGCCCTAGTAGTTtccaacaacaaccacaaccagcGCAGAATTCAGAATCATCAAAGATGCTTGCTATGATGAAGAATCTAACCATAATGGTGCAAAAAAATCAGCAAACGACTGATGGTgcaatcaaggagttgcagacaaaAATGAGCACCATGGCAGGTAGATTGAACCTTTTGGAAACGCAGAATaatgggaaactcccttctcaacctattaatccTAGAGAAACTGTTAATGCTGTgacattgagaagtggtacacgaaCTGTGCAACCAGAAGATGCTGAGAATTGCAAAGACCCCAAGGGTCCGGTTTTGGAGAAAGAGATTACTGACTCTTCCCAAACCGATGAGGTACCTAAAACAAACTCTAAACCTCTTGTTtcaacttatgttcctcctttaccttttcctcgcaggTTCGATAATGTTAAAAAGGTGGAACAAGACAAGGAGATTTTAGATATATTCAAAAAGATTCATGTGAATATCGCGCtgatagatgcaattaggcaagtTCCTAAGTACGCAAGAGTTTTGAAAGACCTATGCACCAGGAAGAAACGATTAAACGCTAATGAGGTGATGAGTGTGGGGGAAAACGTTTCTGCTATCCTccaaaagaaactcccacctaaatacAAAGATCCTGGTAGTTTCGATATACCTGTTGTGATTGGTAATAAAAGATTTGGAAAAGCCATGCTTGATTTAGGAGCGTCAGTTAATGTTATGCCCGCATTTATTTATGAGTCTTTGAATTTGGGCCCTTTGAAAGAAACTCGTATTGTTCTTGAACTAGTTGATCGTACTAATGTTTACCCTATAGGTATTATTGAAGATGTGCTTGTGCAGGTGAATCAACTCGTATTTCCAGCCAATTTCTGTGTATTGGAAATGGATAGCAGGTCTGATGCATCTATACCGCTGTTATTGGGGAGGCCTTTCATGAAAACGGTCAAAACCATAATTGATATTGACAAAGAAACGCTCACGATGGAATTTGATGATGAAAAGATTTGTTTCAATATTTTTGGAGCAATGCGGTATCCTAGCGATGTTCATTCGGATGTTCATGCTAATGTCTTAGACGCAGACTAA